From the genome of Gigantopelta aegis isolate Gae_Host unplaced genomic scaffold, Gae_host_genome ctg3406_pilon_pilon:::debris, whole genome shotgun sequence, one region includes:
- the LOC121392142 gene encoding uncharacterized protein LOC121392142 translates to MEDNHLYSMEGDASAHGEDSIMKENDIYNLETAEDREKVAVQPEDVSATYTVVNKDRKTADRNNTGEKEQPTGETYAVVRKKAAGVTKHKTTNGKSGDNEVLDDVSNMYTQVNKKKQKKQKKQKDIKQKGEAKSKTEGDGVEYVNIPSESSVYQNT, encoded by the exons ATGGAAGACAATCATCTTTACTCCATGGAGGGGGATGCATCAGCACACGGCGAGGATTCGA TAATGAAAGAAAATGACATTTATAACCTTGAAACCGCTGAAGATAGAGAGAAGGTAGCAGTACAGCCAGAAGATGTAAGCGCTACGTATACAGTCGTCAACAAAGATCGTAAAACTGCAGACCGCAACAACACTGGAGAAAAAGAACAACCAACTGGTGAAACGTATGCTGTCGTTAGGAAGAAAGCTGCAGGTGTTACGAAACACAAAACGACCAATGGGAAGTCCGGAGACAACGAGGTTTTAGACGATGTATCTAACATGTATACACaagtaaacaaaaagaaacaaaagaaacaaaagaaacaaaaagatattaaacaGAAAG gcGAAGCTAAATCTAAAACTGAAGGTGATGGTGTGGAATACGTCAACATTCCGAGCGAGTCTTCCGTCTATCAAAACACCTGA